The proteins below are encoded in one region of Hordeum vulgare subsp. vulgare chromosome 3H, MorexV3_pseudomolecules_assembly, whole genome shotgun sequence:
- the LOC123441921 gene encoding arabinogalactan protein 16-like, translated as MARTLFDFVAAIAAAALLLAVLMPALAAAQAPAPAPTSDASSIDQGVAYLLMNVALVLTYLIHPLDASSPYKLF; from the exons ATGGCGAGAACCCTCTTTGATTTCGTCgccgccatcgccgccgccgcgctCCTCCTCGCCGTTCTCATGCCGGCCCTCGCCGCCGCGCAGGCCCCCGCACCGGCGCCCACCAGCGACG CGTCTTCGATCGACCAGGGCGTCGCCTACCTTCTGATGAACGTGGCGCTCGTGCTCACCTACCTCATCCACCCGTTGGACGCCTCCTCCCCTTACAAGCTCTTCTGA
- the LOC123444456 gene encoding SAP30-binding protein isoform X1 encodes MASDTEGIAALFSMYNDDDEEDADEPGPPSPPPPAAATSPSTSPRTGGESSNRNSNPDPSPEHSPPPLPEEQAGRKTLASPQVSPALPPLPSRRTPPPFAVSSPSPSRPPVSAPPPDLPRPPRRGSLAIVDYAHDEMAMSPDQEVELGDYVIDGEIMSGVGGLGSDAQDAEGILEERVLSGTVHILTPNVLSETSQHLDAPEQNQIGADVLVDVTGTEAEDARVEEASDISTNVQNDDPLSRFLPPPVTTKCSTALQQKINKFLGYKRSGKSFNAEVRNRKDYRNPDFLQHAVRYQEIDQIGTCFSKDVFNPYGYDKSDYYDEIEADMKRELERKEQEKKRNPRVDFTSSGVQPPINQSMAKISAAISAAAVAGVSVPASADTVQKEARPNKKSKWDKVDGDTKNPAAPSGHDNRSASGGSVTLLTSENAGAGGYAAFAQQKRKEAEERRTSDYKSDRRS; translated from the exons ATGGCGTCAGATACCGAGGGCATAGCCGCGCTGTTCTCCAtgtacaacgacgacgacgaagaggaCGCCGACGAGCCCGGACCTCCttccccgccgccgcccgccgcggCAACCTCCCCCTCCACGTCACCTCGAACCGGAGGTGAGAGCTCCAACCGTAACTCGAACCCCGACCCTTCGCCGGAGCattcgccccctcccctccccgagGAGCAGGCCGGCCGCAAAACCCTAGCGAGCCCCCAGGTCTCGCCGGCGCTTCCGCCCCTGCCCTCGCGCCGCACGCCCCCGCCTTTTGCGGTCTCGTCCCCCTCCCCGTCTCGTCCCCCGGTGTCCGCCCCGCCGCCCGATCTACCGCGTCCGCCACGGCGCGGGTCGCTTGCTATAGTGGACTACGCGCACGACGAGATGGCAATGTCGCCTGACCAGGAGGTAGAGCTGGGGGATTATGTCATT GACGGGGAGATCATGAGTGGCGTAGGCGGTTTGGGCTCGGATGCTCAGGATGCTGAGG GGATTCTTGAAGAAAGAGTTCTCTCAGGTACTGTTCATATTCTGACTCCAAATGTCCTATCAGAAACTTCTCAGCATTTGGATGCACCTGAGCAGAACCAAATAGGGGCAGATGTTCTAGTGGATGTAACCGGAACAGAAGCTGAAGATGCTAGGGTGGAGGAAGCTTCTGATATTTCAACCAATGTTCAGAATGATGATCCATTGAGCCGCTTCCTTCCTCCGCCCGTGACTACAAAATGTTCTACAGCATTACAG CAAAAGATTAATAAGTTCCTTGGATACAAACGGTCTGGAAAGAGCTTTAATGCTGAAGTGCGTAATAGAAAGGATTACAGAAATCCTGACTTCTTGCAGCATGCTGTGCGGTACCAAGAAATCGATCAGATAGGGACCTGCTTCAGCAAAGATGTTTTTAATCCATACGGGTACGATAAAAGTGACTACTACGATGAGATAG AAGCTGATATGAAGCGTGAACTTGAGAGGAAGGAACAGGAGAAGAAACGAAATCCGAGAGTAGATTTTACTAGTTCTGGAGTACAACCTCCAATCAATCAATCAATGGCGAAGATTTCAG CCGCCATATCAGCAGCAGCTGTAGCTGGTGTATCGGTCCCAGCATCGGCAGATACCGTACAGAAAGAGGCTAGGCCAAACAAAAAATCAAAATGGGATAAG GTTGATGGTGATACTAAGAACCCTGCAGCTCCCAGTGGACATGATAATCGGTCAGCATCCGGTGGATCTGTTACACTTTTGACCTCTGAAAATGCTGGTGCTGGTGGATATGCTGCTTTTGC GCAACAAAAGAGAAAAGAAGCTGAAGAAAGGAGGACAAGTGATTACAAGTCAGACAGGAGATCATAG
- the LOC123444456 gene encoding SAP30-binding protein isoform X2 produces MASDTEGIAALFSMYNDDDEEDADEPGPPSPPPPAAATSPSTSPRTGGESSNRNSNPDPSPEHSPPPLPEEQAGRKTLASPQVSPALPPLPSRRTPPPFAVSSPSPSRPPVSAPPPDLPRPPRRGSLAIVDYAHDEMAMSPDQEDGEIMSGVGGLGSDAQDAEGILEERVLSGTVHILTPNVLSETSQHLDAPEQNQIGADVLVDVTGTEAEDARVEEASDISTNVQNDDPLSRFLPPPVTTKCSTALQQKINKFLGYKRSGKSFNAEVRNRKDYRNPDFLQHAVRYQEIDQIGTCFSKDVFNPYGYDKSDYYDEIEADMKRELERKEQEKKRNPRVDFTSSGVQPPINQSMAKISAAISAAAVAGVSVPASADTVQKEARPNKKSKWDKVDGDTKNPAAPSGHDNRSASGGSVTLLTSENAGAGGYAAFAQQKRKEAEERRTSDYKSDRRS; encoded by the exons ATGGCGTCAGATACCGAGGGCATAGCCGCGCTGTTCTCCAtgtacaacgacgacgacgaagaggaCGCCGACGAGCCCGGACCTCCttccccgccgccgcccgccgcggCAACCTCCCCCTCCACGTCACCTCGAACCGGAGGTGAGAGCTCCAACCGTAACTCGAACCCCGACCCTTCGCCGGAGCattcgccccctcccctccccgagGAGCAGGCCGGCCGCAAAACCCTAGCGAGCCCCCAGGTCTCGCCGGCGCTTCCGCCCCTGCCCTCGCGCCGCACGCCCCCGCCTTTTGCGGTCTCGTCCCCCTCCCCGTCTCGTCCCCCGGTGTCCGCCCCGCCGCCCGATCTACCGCGTCCGCCACGGCGCGGGTCGCTTGCTATAGTGGACTACGCGCACGACGAGATGGCAATGTCGCCTGACCAGGAG GACGGGGAGATCATGAGTGGCGTAGGCGGTTTGGGCTCGGATGCTCAGGATGCTGAGG GGATTCTTGAAGAAAGAGTTCTCTCAGGTACTGTTCATATTCTGACTCCAAATGTCCTATCAGAAACTTCTCAGCATTTGGATGCACCTGAGCAGAACCAAATAGGGGCAGATGTTCTAGTGGATGTAACCGGAACAGAAGCTGAAGATGCTAGGGTGGAGGAAGCTTCTGATATTTCAACCAATGTTCAGAATGATGATCCATTGAGCCGCTTCCTTCCTCCGCCCGTGACTACAAAATGTTCTACAGCATTACAG CAAAAGATTAATAAGTTCCTTGGATACAAACGGTCTGGAAAGAGCTTTAATGCTGAAGTGCGTAATAGAAAGGATTACAGAAATCCTGACTTCTTGCAGCATGCTGTGCGGTACCAAGAAATCGATCAGATAGGGACCTGCTTCAGCAAAGATGTTTTTAATCCATACGGGTACGATAAAAGTGACTACTACGATGAGATAG AAGCTGATATGAAGCGTGAACTTGAGAGGAAGGAACAGGAGAAGAAACGAAATCCGAGAGTAGATTTTACTAGTTCTGGAGTACAACCTCCAATCAATCAATCAATGGCGAAGATTTCAG CCGCCATATCAGCAGCAGCTGTAGCTGGTGTATCGGTCCCAGCATCGGCAGATACCGTACAGAAAGAGGCTAGGCCAAACAAAAAATCAAAATGGGATAAG GTTGATGGTGATACTAAGAACCCTGCAGCTCCCAGTGGACATGATAATCGGTCAGCATCCGGTGGATCTGTTACACTTTTGACCTCTGAAAATGCTGGTGCTGGTGGATATGCTGCTTTTGC GCAACAAAAGAGAAAAGAAGCTGAAGAAAGGAGGACAAGTGATTACAAGTCAGACAGGAGATCATAG